A single Desulfovibrio gilichinskyi DNA region contains:
- a CDS encoding LeuA family protein, translated as MLIDTTLREGAQLFGAYFNIDTRKRIVAGLVALGIDEVELGWVGQEDLQELAEYGRSLNGNTKFSVWSPCREEDVITVSKLPVDRINIGVPVSDLHIEKRLGLDRAGLLKKLTKTVETAKNHGLRYVSIGLEDLSRADEAFALTVALLAKVSGASRIRLADSLGQLTPKATENLVQLFSSQINIDFAVHCHDDFGMATANAVTALGAGAKYVDVSVLGIGERSGISATEELIAYLSLNNENHPYSTEGLVDLCSFVSSAAGVTIARTKAVVGTDIFACESGLHAHALSKSPELFEPYNPELVGKTRKLAVGGKSGKSAVASALSDGEIAPLVKDFSERNLSALTQAVRKLSCELMRPLTKGELVELTLNSEK; from the coding sequence ATGTTGATAGATACAACACTCAGAGAAGGCGCACAGTTGTTCGGCGCATATTTTAATATTGATACTCGTAAACGCATTGTCGCAGGGCTTGTAGCTCTTGGAATAGATGAAGTAGAACTGGGCTGGGTAGGGCAGGAAGATTTGCAGGAACTTGCAGAATATGGACGCTCATTAAACGGTAATACAAAATTCAGTGTCTGGAGTCCCTGCCGCGAAGAAGATGTTATTACAGTTTCAAAGCTTCCTGTTGACCGCATTAATATAGGTGTTCCGGTTTCAGACCTTCATATAGAGAAGAGGCTTGGCCTTGATCGGGCAGGATTACTCAAAAAACTAACTAAAACGGTTGAGACGGCTAAGAACCACGGTCTTAGATATGTTTCTATCGGACTGGAAGACCTTTCAAGAGCTGATGAAGCTTTTGCTCTGACCGTGGCGTTACTTGCAAAAGTGTCGGGAGCTTCGCGCATTCGTCTTGCGGATTCACTCGGGCAACTTACTCCGAAAGCTACTGAAAATCTGGTGCAGTTGTTCAGCAGTCAGATCAATATTGATTTTGCCGTCCACTGCCATGACGATTTCGGTATGGCGACCGCAAATGCGGTAACTGCCCTTGGGGCCGGTGCAAAATATGTGGATGTAAGCGTGCTGGGAATAGGTGAGCGGTCCGGCATCTCCGCCACGGAAGAGTTGATTGCATATCTTTCGCTTAATAATGAGAACCATCCATATTCTACAGAAGGGCTTGTGGATCTTTGCAGCTTTGTTTCCAGCGCGGCCGGAGTGACTATCGCGCGGACTAAAGCGGTAGTTGGAACTGATATTTTCGCCTGTGAATCCGGTTTGCACGCACATGCATTAAGTAAATCACCTGAACTCTTTGAACCATATAATCCTGAGCTTGTAGGGAAAACCCGTAAGCTCGCAGTCGGCGGTAAGAGCGGTAAGTCAGCAGTCGCTTCGGCATTAAGCGACGGTGAAATTGCGCCGCTTGTAAAAGATTTTTCTGAGCGTAATCTTTCCGCTCTTACGCAGGCTGTGCGAAAACTTTCATGTGAATTAATGCGTCCGCTCACCAAAGGAGAGCTCGTTGAGTTGACCTTGAATTCTGAAAAATAG
- the nifH gene encoding nitrogenase iron protein has translation MRKVAIYGKGGIGKSTTTQNTVAGLAQMGRKIMVVGCDPKADSTRLLLGGLAQKSVLDTLREEGEDVELEDIRKPGYGDTWCVESGGPEPGVGCAGRGIITSINMLENLGAYEESEGLDYAFYDVLGDVVCGGFAMPIRDGKAEEIYIVCSGEMMAMYAANNICKGIMKYAQSGSVRLGGLICNSRNVDNEKEMIEELAKKIGTQMIYFVPRDNDVQRAEINRKTVIEWNDKVPQADAYRGLAKAIDDNTMFVVPKPLEIEELEQLLLDFGLLEVA, from the coding sequence ATGAGAAAAGTCGCAATTTACGGAAAAGGCGGTATCGGCAAGTCTACAACTACTCAGAACACTGTTGCCGGTTTGGCACAGATGGGACGTAAAATAATGGTTGTAGGCTGTGACCCTAAAGCTGACTCCACCCGTCTTCTTCTTGGTGGTCTAGCTCAGAAATCAGTTCTCGATACTCTTCGTGAAGAAGGCGAAGACGTAGAACTCGAGGATATCCGCAAGCCCGGTTACGGCGACACTTGGTGTGTTGAATCCGGTGGTCCTGAACCAGGAGTAGGTTGCGCCGGTCGCGGTATCATCACTTCCATCAACATGCTCGAAAATCTCGGTGCTTACGAAGAGTCTGAAGGACTCGACTACGCATTCTATGACGTTCTCGGCGACGTTGTCTGCGGTGGATTCGCAATGCCTATCCGTGACGGTAAAGCAGAAGAAATCTACATCGTATGTTCAGGTGAAATGATGGCAATGTATGCAGCCAACAACATCTGTAAAGGTATTATGAAGTATGCTCAGTCCGGTAGCGTCCGTCTCGGCGGTCTTATCTGTAACTCACGTAACGTTGATAACGAAAAAGAGATGATCGAAGAACTTGCTAAAAAGATCGGCACACAGATGATCTACTTTGTTCCTCGTGACAACGACGTACAGCGTGCAGAAATCAACCGTAAAACTGTTATCGAATGGAATGATAAAGTTCCTCAGGCTGATGCATACCGCGGTCTTGCTAAAGCTATCGATGACAACACAATGTTTGTTGTACCTAAACCTCTTGAAATTGAAGAACTTGAACAGCTCCTGCTCGACTTCGGTCTGCTGGAAGTAGCTTAA
- a CDS encoding P-II family nitrogen regulator: MMIMVRAIVRPEKADAVLAALMDNGFPAVTKYSVAGRGKQRGIKIGEVTYDEIPKTMLMSVVKAEDKDFVISTIMDAARSGTKGAFGDGKIFVSEVGDVYTISSGVKEGAAEGEA; this comes from the coding sequence ATGATGATCATGGTAAGAGCAATAGTTAGACCGGAAAAAGCAGACGCAGTTCTGGCAGCACTCATGGACAACGGATTTCCGGCTGTAACAAAATATTCAGTAGCAGGTCGCGGTAAACAACGCGGTATCAAAATCGGCGAAGTTACCTACGACGAAATTCCTAAAACCATGCTCATGAGCGTTGTTAAGGCTGAAGATAAAGATTTCGTCATCAGCACCATCATGGACGCTGCAAGATCAGGAACCAAGGGAGCTTTCGGAGACGGTAAGATTTTCGTTTCAGAAGTTGGCGATGTCTACACTATCAGTTCCGGCGTAAAGGAAGGCGCTGCAGAGGGAGAGGCATAA
- a CDS encoding P-II family nitrogen regulator has protein sequence MQEIIAIVRMNMMNRTKAALDEAGVDAYFAHEAQGRGKGFVNSAVLEGAESGYEEAAAVLGEKGKLYPKRILTVVVPDDLVDDIVEAIIKANQTGKPGDGKIFVTPLGDAVRVRTAEKGKKAIV, from the coding sequence ATGCAGGAAATCATCGCCATTGTGCGGATGAACATGATGAACCGCACCAAAGCAGCACTTGATGAAGCAGGCGTAGATGCCTACTTCGCTCACGAAGCTCAAGGCCGGGGAAAAGGATTCGTTAACTCAGCGGTCCTTGAAGGAGCAGAAAGCGGATACGAAGAAGCCGCAGCTGTTCTCGGTGAAAAAGGTAAGCTTTACCCTAAACGCATATTAACAGTTGTCGTTCCAGATGACCTCGTCGATGACATTGTTGAAGCTATCATCAAAGCTAACCAGACCGGAAAACCCGGTGACGGCAAAATCTTTGTAACTCCTCTCGGAGATGCAGTACGCGTCAGAACCGCTGAAAAAGGCAAAAAAGCTATCGTTTAG
- the nifD gene encoding nitrogenase molybdenum-iron protein alpha chain, with the protein MTKTTKMVQWSPTDIKDELLKKYPPKVARKRAKQIMINEAVGADTSPEIVANVRTIPGIITMRGCTYAGCKGVIMGPTRDIVNIVHGPIGCSFYAWLTRRNQTDAGKDGENYIPYCFSTDMQDQDIIFGGEKKLEAAIIEAYELFHPKGICIFATCPVGLIGDDIHAVARKLSAQYEDCNIFAFSCEGYKGVSQSAGHHIANNQVFTHLVGENKKSPEGEYKINLLGEYNIGGDGFEIDRIFKKCGITNISTFSGNSTYDQFASAQHADLSCVMCHRSINYVADMLETKYGIPWIKVNFIGARSTAKSLRKIGEYFGDPKLIKRINDVIAEEMPEVEAVAEEVRTRTNGKTAMIFVGGSRAHHYQDLFAEMGMKTISAGYEFAHRDDYEGREVIPSLKVDSDSRNIEELTVEADEKLFKARKTPDEVKALEEAGFKFKHYEGLNKDMDNGSIIVDDLNQYEAEKLVEILKPDVFCAGIKEKFSIQKLGVPMKQLHSYDSGGPYAGFKGAVNFYKEIDRLVGSKVWSYMKAPWQKNPELTATFVWE; encoded by the coding sequence ATGACAAAAACGACAAAAATGGTGCAGTGGAGCCCCACTGATATTAAGGACGAGCTTCTCAAGAAGTATCCTCCTAAAGTGGCCCGCAAACGCGCCAAACAGATAATGATTAATGAAGCGGTCGGCGCTGATACATCCCCTGAAATCGTAGCCAACGTTCGTACCATTCCAGGCATCATCACAATGCGCGGCTGTACTTACGCAGGTTGTAAGGGCGTTATCATGGGACCGACCCGTGACATCGTAAATATCGTCCACGGTCCTATCGGTTGCAGCTTTTACGCATGGCTTACCAGACGTAACCAGACTGATGCTGGAAAAGACGGCGAAAACTATATTCCATACTGTTTTTCAACAGATATGCAGGATCAGGATATTATCTTCGGCGGGGAAAAGAAGCTCGAAGCAGCGATTATTGAAGCTTACGAACTGTTCCACCCTAAAGGTATCTGTATTTTCGCAACATGTCCTGTCGGCCTGATCGGTGATGACATTCACGCTGTAGCAAGAAAGCTGTCTGCCCAGTATGAAGATTGTAACATTTTTGCTTTCTCCTGCGAAGGATACAAAGGTGTTTCTCAGTCAGCCGGTCACCATATTGCTAACAACCAGGTCTTCACTCACCTTGTAGGTGAAAATAAAAAATCTCCTGAAGGTGAATATAAAATCAACCTTCTCGGTGAATACAACATCGGCGGTGATGGTTTTGAGATTGACCGTATTTTCAAAAAATGCGGCATCACAAACATCTCAACCTTCTCCGGTAACTCAACATACGACCAGTTTGCCTCTGCTCAGCATGCCGACCTAAGCTGCGTAATGTGTCACAGATCTATTAACTACGTAGCGGACATGCTGGAAACTAAATACGGCATTCCATGGATCAAAGTTAACTTTATCGGCGCACGAAGCACTGCTAAGTCTCTGCGCAAAATTGGTGAATACTTCGGCGACCCTAAACTCATCAAAAGAATTAATGATGTAATCGCTGAAGAAATGCCTGAAGTTGAAGCAGTAGCAGAAGAAGTACGCACCCGTACCAACGGCAAGACTGCTATGATCTTCGTAGGTGGTTCACGTGCACATCACTATCAGGATCTGTTCGCTGAAATGGGTATGAAAACCATCTCTGCCGGATATGAATTCGCTCATCGTGATGACTACGAAGGACGTGAAGTAATACCAAGCCTGAAAGTAGACTCTGATTCACGTAACATTGAAGAATTAACTGTTGAAGCTGATGAAAAACTCTTTAAAGCGCGTAAAACTCCTGACGAAGTTAAAGCCCTTGAAGAAGCAGGATTCAAGTTCAAGCATTACGAAGGTCTTAATAAAGACATGGATAACGGTTCCATCATTGTTGATGACCTTAACCAGTATGAAGCCGAAAAACTTGTTGAAATACTTAAACCTGATGTTTTCTGCGCCGGTATTAAAGAGAAATTCTCAATACAGAAACTGGGCGTGCCTATGAAGCAGTTGCACAGCTATGACTCCGGCGGACCTTATGCAGGATTCAAGGGAGCGGTTAACTTCTACAAAGAAATCGACCGCCTCGTCGGCAGCAAGGTCTGGAGCTACATGAAAGCTCCTTGGCAGAAGAACCCCGAACTCACCGCTACGTTCGTGTGGGAATAA
- the nifK gene encoding nitrogenase molybdenum-iron protein subunit beta: MLLRHTPTEITERKALMINPAKTCQPIGAMYAALGIHGCLPHSHGSQGCCAYHRSALTRHYKEPISAATSSFTEGASVFGGQANLLQAIDNIFTVYEPEVIAVHTTCLSETIGDDLKQIADKAQKEGKIPEGKFVIGAPTPSYVGSHVTGFSNMVKAMAQLATPGTKKNGKVNVIPGWVEPSDMEEIKRLASVVGVDITLFPDTSGVLNAPLTGEYKMFPDGGVTMKELMNTGGAMGTLALGEWCSADAARWLDSKCKVPCTVLDMPFGLNATDRFIDVLRTVAGVTVPEAIDVERGQLVDMISDMHQYFYGKKVAIFGDPDQLISMCEFLRALDMQPVHVITGTPGKEFERRIKEITADMPCEVNVKAKGDMFLLHQWIRNEPVDLLIGNTYGKYIARDEDIPFLRWGFPILDRQGHQYFPTVGYKGGLRLLEKILGLLLDRKDRDEPEESFELVL, from the coding sequence ATGTTACTCAGACACACCCCCACAGAAATTACTGAACGTAAGGCCCTGATGATCAATCCGGCTAAAACATGCCAGCCTATCGGCGCCATGTATGCGGCTCTGGGCATCCACGGATGTCTACCTCACAGTCACGGTTCACAGGGTTGCTGCGCTTACCACAGATCAGCTTTAACAAGACATTATAAAGAGCCTATTTCTGCTGCAACAAGCTCCTTCACCGAAGGTGCATCAGTATTCGGCGGACAGGCAAACCTGCTTCAGGCAATTGATAACATCTTCACTGTTTACGAACCGGAAGTAATTGCTGTGCACACAACCTGCTTATCTGAAACAATCGGTGACGACCTTAAGCAGATCGCCGACAAAGCTCAGAAAGAAGGCAAAATTCCCGAAGGCAAATTTGTCATCGGAGCACCTACTCCAAGTTACGTCGGTTCTCATGTTACGGGATTCAGCAACATGGTCAAAGCAATGGCCCAGCTTGCAACACCCGGCACCAAAAAGAACGGTAAAGTGAACGTCATTCCCGGATGGGTTGAACCTTCAGACATGGAAGAAATCAAACGCCTCGCATCTGTTGTCGGCGTTGATATCACCCTCTTCCCTGACACTTCCGGAGTTCTCAACGCTCCTCTGACCGGAGAATACAAAATGTTCCCCGACGGCGGAGTAACAATGAAGGAATTGATGAACACAGGCGGAGCCATGGGAACACTCGCTTTAGGCGAATGGTGTTCCGCAGATGCCGCCCGCTGGCTTGATTCCAAGTGTAAAGTCCCTTGCACCGTTCTGGACATGCCTTTCGGACTTAACGCAACAGACCGTTTCATTGATGTTCTTCGCACAGTAGCAGGCGTAACCGTCCCTGAAGCAATTGACGTTGAACGCGGTCAGCTCGTTGATATGATCTCTGACATGCACCAGTACTTCTACGGCAAGAAAGTAGCTATCTTCGGTGACCCTGATCAGCTCATTTCCATGTGTGAATTCCTTCGTGCCCTTGATATGCAGCCAGTGCATGTCATCACAGGAACACCGGGTAAAGAGTTTGAAAGACGCATCAAAGAAATCACTGCCGACATGCCTTGTGAAGTTAACGTTAAAGCCAAAGGCGACATGTTCCTGCTTCACCAGTGGATCAGAAATGAGCCTGTCGATCTGCTCATCGGCAACACATACGGAAAGTATATTGCCCGTGACGAAGACATTCCATTCCTTCGCTGGGGATTCCCGATCCTCGACCGTCAGGGACATCAGTACTTCCCGACAGTCGGTTACAAAGGCGGACTTCGCCTTCTTGAAAAGATTCTCGGCCTGCTTCTGGATCGTAAAGATCGTGACGAACCTGAAGAAAGCTTCGAATTAGTTCTTTAA
- a CDS encoding NifB/NifX family molybdenum-iron cluster-binding protein, whose translation MTESSSTYSSHPCFGSAARKTVDRIHLPVAPRANSRIKYSSMQIMQEAIQPEAALAWLDDVIAEGRKIDVVGITGPGDPLVLPDLTFRTLELVKAKYPSMSLCVTTLGIGAANHAETLAKIGVSHVTLLVDAVSRSVIEELYAWIRPSKKNVPLEDASSILLSEQSAAVKALKAAGITVKINTTVYPSNADHVGEIAETMKALGADIMAIIPFIPKDDEQEILLKKTDSITMAAARDLAARHMELMPEWEECGAAVKTETTSLLPKPTKSRPNVAAVSSNGMEVDMHLGHAEKILIYGPRDDGLACLLETRTAPKAGGGTARWEELAGTLSDCFIILAASAGDSPKQILSRHGLYVAVTDGEIEGTVDSLYGGGKKKKCKK comes from the coding sequence ATGACAGAGTCAAGTTCAACATATTCATCGCACCCCTGCTTCGGGTCAGCTGCCCGCAAGACAGTAGACCGGATACATCTGCCTGTAGCTCCAAGGGCAAATTCACGCATCAAATACAGTTCTATGCAGATCATGCAGGAAGCTATTCAGCCTGAAGCGGCTTTAGCATGGCTGGATGACGTCATCGCCGAAGGACGCAAAATTGATGTTGTCGGAATCACCGGCCCCGGCGATCCATTAGTTCTGCCGGACCTGACTTTCCGCACCTTGGAACTGGTCAAAGCAAAGTATCCAAGTATGTCTCTTTGCGTAACCACTCTTGGAATCGGAGCCGCTAATCATGCAGAGACACTTGCAAAAATTGGTGTATCCCACGTTACGCTCTTAGTGGATGCCGTATCCAGATCAGTAATTGAAGAACTTTACGCCTGGATCAGACCTTCCAAGAAAAATGTTCCTTTGGAAGATGCTTCTTCAATCCTGCTCAGCGAACAGTCCGCAGCGGTCAAAGCTCTTAAAGCCGCAGGTATCACTGTAAAAATCAACACGACAGTATACCCTTCAAATGCTGACCATGTAGGTGAAATTGCTGAAACAATGAAAGCTCTCGGCGCAGACATTATGGCAATTATTCCTTTCATACCTAAAGATGACGAACAGGAAATTCTGCTTAAAAAAACTGACAGCATCACAATGGCAGCAGCCCGTGATCTGGCGGCAAGACACATGGAACTTATGCCGGAATGGGAAGAGTGCGGCGCAGCAGTAAAGACTGAAACAACTTCACTTCTTCCGAAACCGACAAAATCAAGACCGAATGTTGCGGCTGTAAGTTCCAACGGTATGGAAGTGGACATGCACCTTGGACACGCAGAAAAGATTTTAATCTACGGACCGCGTGATGACGGCTTAGCCTGCCTGCTTGAAACACGCACAGCCCCGAAAGCCGGTGGCGGCACAGCAAGATGGGAAGAACTGGCAGGAACTCTCAGCGACTGTTTTATCATCCTTGCTGCCAGTGCCGGAGACAGTCCAAAACAAATTTTGAGCCGACACGGCTTATATGTCGCAGTTACAGACGGCGAAATCGAAGGCACCGTTGATTCA